A window from Bacteroidota bacterium encodes these proteins:
- a CDS encoding T9SS type A sorting domain-containing protein, whose translation MKKITQGYLQKNVTLPNIASGIYIATVTSGGQQLSQKVVVGKW comes from the coding sequence ATGAAAAAAATTACGCAAGGCTATTTACAAAAGAACGTGACTTTGCCAAACATAGCATCAGGAATATATATTGCAACCGTTACAAGTGGTGGTCAGCAATTATCGCAAAAAGTGGTGGTGGGAAAATGGTAA
- a CDS encoding T9SS type A sorting domain-containing protein: MLDYNMGPLTGSICDTLGLSIASNVLVQAHLNAYYHQSWHAIIINADKLKGNRASIRIVNSEGKEVYLSINEKIMLGYLQKNVTLPNIASGIYIVTVTSGGQQLSQKVVVGE, translated from the coding sequence TTGCTAGATTATAATATGGGGCCACTTACAGGCAGCATTTGCGATACGCTTGGGTTGTCAATTGCAAGTAATGTTTTAGTGCAAGCTCATTTAAATGCTTACTACCATCAGTCTTGGCATGCTATCATCATCAATGCTGATAAGTTAAAGGGTAACCGTGCATCTATTCGTATTGTAAACAGCGAGGGTAAAGAAGTTTATCTTTCCATAAATGAAAAAATTATGCTAGGCTATTTACAAAAGAACGTGACTTTGCCAAACATAGCATCAGGAATATATATTGTAACCGTTACAAGTGGTGGTCAGCAATTATCGCAAAAAGTGGTGGTGGGTGAGTGA